In Electrophorus electricus isolate fEleEle1 chromosome 1, fEleEle1.pri, whole genome shotgun sequence, a single window of DNA contains:
- the LOC113592373 gene encoding retinoic acid-induced protein 1, producing the protein MQSFRERSGFHGNQHCYQQEPHELSRLESYRHHHGQAGQGYEAHSLAAAGMPVAAGSKDCYGQQTYPSYSGGSAQTKKPYRGGKAQSQHLQAGYSGHVSSGYSAQYVSEGHLQQKWEEPAQMAQYEQDMVGRLEPGISGSTQYLEQNLLTISQSQCHLPSAPVYTSAHQQGHPSNPTPSPLMYPQSHLHFPQHSQPASSTSSSYMEKCNPIPHGYKSGYGMPPNAQYSRQLGNHSSLKQSGYRPQNNYGYQQPPSRTGFEQQAPLQGIPNTPESLQKFQHYNQPQQNYCISDISVRSPEQYYQNCSPSSSHSPARSVGRSPSYSSTPSPLMPNPDTFQYGQAINPAVSSSSAALQDQSMLMPPHTHPSPSVNHQSQSYSSSMKDRFSEKLLSNPSLWSLNALTSQVENISNNVQQLLLSEALLANKKCSKRNQPKKGEDYRGQVRAMEDSSCPDSQHGPLPTDPYGTARGMPADLQEGGYSSSTEDQMERSYYYFGQGKGPTQASAHSQLTLDTVSTCSMNSTDDMSIRSGDSVRSLQSAVSEDNLSCDPRVQRVPFGEEQNSSLRSITDEKSPISVTVPSPMKQESNSPLDIKRSESSLRENFEKSAWTERMANEKETGKRKFSPEHEFKGGIIEVAEKQQEWSEDKKCPSLFHKINKVVSEESYDYEIEDTVYQDLKNKYEAEERDLEKDCGLLDMSLKGNGDSEIKSEMFKSESQPTVESPVTTSLAISRDIFESNKYLPRKEENSDAPHLISQSESSEERLLVSERLDSFEEQQSVSSHPATELREKRCLSLIEEVINNKAKPEEPHAEACNNAGEVGGARLGSTETVETAVHDTAHRSSERRSAICDTAPQSHSVKNGFSALNEKTTPQTQARDHIDRSDAKVLEPDSPQLPGKSILHSAPSWADTPPSPQKGDGDIEPGISCPSAVTPSAKPEPLSPSALPRLLGRKHARGRRRLIHSNGGIRRQMSVEGDGAPPSPQKPSIPSSNSALFPDHMGTAQLDISSQTTKFLTDGCLPSRMCTRSFGSQTGPKVCSQERRKPGPKPSSKPGPKPGPKLGLKPGPKPGLKSAPKPGLKPGTKPGQKPSPKPGPKPGLKSGPRPGSKPGTKPGPKPGAVPSVKLGPKSGPKPAAIPALKPSPKPGSKPTEGGIPKGPGRPRGFASKIKPMKHEDNVQAITEHIKDTGSINESTEQQENTAVTLDTVVSTNVDSTAGSTLETALDTTSVKSVAKEQKTMVLRSRKQTQRKFTEDIEKGRMTSAEALAMKLTETPIQEVAQPCENQTSDLKPSNREDSCTDSLSQPNEEIVSVSIKRKSSLHSPDPVKKKKNVKVSLTTTQKPPLQTTLVGARASRGRRKRGHKLEPSICSILAKDNPPPEDISDTPCVPPQCPTKTKYLPPRKGRGLKYEALVQKITSPASKKQLLTVQPDVPEQATLKPAPEPQVTEHREIGITPKVAIEEGESAVSIEESPDTAFIQTPRKKRKKWATMEKAETPDMAPATGSLIINTPRLAKQRAIKNNHEMHLKQRKRRKGSELVESEPLVEEQEQIQTSVVMPPAELPPSPPAGSSPFLENERPPAEISSTITKPKRGRRPSFKKKQEEGQPMDKDESLKVKKKPGPKKKIQQNSNVIKLIVKGLKTKSRKERIPTVKGKLSDFLTTQSESKCSFRPYVRIDSSRELASHCTIVNRPEEEQLLIQSSKTSLVKVKNLVTVTKAIPHSSVMLQGPLVNKRQTDRCVLCCLCRKPANYRELGDLCGPYYSEDSIPRKTLSSVYQDDFRQSRDREKCKMGDCSAESSDVLKGEGGKNLLQEGTYEGDFGQLKRERRTQLRSRLGLRIRCKRLQLLHRGAGGAAPSAGEEVCDFALQRLQLEAETKEHWAHEACTIWTNGVILVASKLYGLREAAQHSTVTKCSKCQIEGASIECSWSNCTHKYHYVCAKETGCTFEEDTFLIKCPKHKPM; encoded by the exons ATGCAGTCCTTCAGAGAGCGGAgcggtttccatggcaaccagcaCTGCTACCAGCAGGAACCCCATGAATTATCACGCCTTGAGAGTTACAGACATCATCACGGCCAAGCCGGACAGGGCTACGAGGCGCACTCTCTCGCCGCTGCAGGGATGCCAGTGGCAGCAGGATCTAAGGACTGTTATGGGCAGCAGACCTATCCCAGCTATAGCGGCGGTTCGGCTCAGACCAAGAAACCGTACAGAGGAGGCAAAGCTCAAAGCCAGCACCTGCAGGCCGGATACAGTGGCCACGTGAGCTCTGGGTACTCAGCCCAGTACGTGAGTGAGGGACATTTACAGCAGAAGTGGGAAGAGCCTGCTCAAATGGCTCAGTATGAACAGGACATGGTTGGGCGTCTCGAGCCAGGGATCAGTGGGTCGACCCAGTACCTCGAGCAGAATCTGCTAACCATTTCTCAAAGCCAGTGCCATCTCCCCTCTGCCCCTGTCTATACGAGTGCCCATCAGCAGGGGCACCCCTCCAACCCCACTCCGTCACCTTTGATGTACCCACAGAGCCACCTCCACTTCCCCCAGCACTCACAACCAGCCTCCTCCACCTCATCATCTTACATGGAGAAATGCAATCCAATTCCTCATGGCTACAAAAGTGGCTATGGAATGCCACCTAATGCCCAGTATTCGAGGCAGCTGGGTAACCACAGCAGTCTGAAGCAGAGTGGCTATCGACCGCAAAATAATTATGGCTACCAGCAGCCTCCTTCCAGAACTGGATTTGAACAGCAGGCTCCCCTGCAAGGGATCCCAAATACACCAGAGAGCCTACAGAAATTCCAGCATTACAATCAGCCCCAGCAGAACTACTGCATCAGTGATATTTCTGTAAGGTCACCTGAACAATACTACCAGAACTGCAGTCCAAGCTCCAGCCACTCACCTGCACGGTCTGTGGGCAGGTCTCCATCATACAGTTCCACCCCTTCTCCCTTAATGCCCAATCCTGATACGTTCCAGTATGGCCAGGCAATCAACCCTGCagtttcttcctcttctgcGGCTCTGCAAGACCAGAGCATGTTGatgcctccacacacacacccatcccccaGTGTGAACCACCAGTCTCAGAGCTACTCGAGCTCCATGAAGGACCGTTTCTCTGAGAAGCTCTTGTCTAACCCGAGCTTGTGGAGCCTCAATGCTCTAACATCTCAGGTAGAGAACATTTCGAACAACGTCCAGCAGTTATTGCTCTCGGAAGCTCTCTTGGCCAACAAAAAGTGTAGCAAACGAAACCAGCCAAAAAAGGGAGAAGACTACAGGGGCCAGGTTAGGGCTATGGAGGATTCTTCATGTCCTGATAGCCAACATGGTCCTCTTCCCACTGATCCCTATGGCACCGCAAGGGGTATGCCAGCTGACTTACAAGAAGGTGGTTACTCCAGCAGCACTGAAGACCAGATGGAAAGAAGCTACTACTACTTTGGTCAGGGCAAAGGGCCAACACAGGCCTCAGCACATTCCCAGCTGACCCTGGACACAGTGTCCACCTGCTCCATGAACTCAACAGACGACATGTCCATCAGATCAGGTGACTCAGTCCGGAGTCTGCAGAGCGCAGTCTCTGAGGACAATCTTAGCTGTGACCCAAGGGTGCAAAGAGTGCCATTCGGAGAGGAGCAGAACAGTTCTCTCAGGAGCATTACAGATGAGAAGTCCCCCATTAGTGTAACCGTGCCAAGCCCTATGAAACAGGAGAGTAATTCTCCACTGGACATAAAGCGGTCTGAGAGCAGTCTGAGGGAGAACTTTGAGAAATCTGCTTGGACCGAAAGGATGGCTAATGAAAAGGAAACTGGAAAGAGAAAGTTCTCCCCAGAACATGAATTCAAAGGAGGTATTATTGAAGTAGCTGAGAAACAACAGGAGTGGTCAGAGGATAAGAAGTGTCCCTCCCTTttccataaaataaataaagtagttTCAGAAGAAAGCTACGATTATGAAATAGAAGACACTGTCTACCAGgacctgaaaaacaaatatgaGGCTGAGGAAAGAGACTTGGAGAAGGACTGTGGTCTTTTAGACATGAGCCTCAAGGGAAATGGGGATTCAGAAATTAAATCTGAAATGTTCAAATCAGAATCACAGCCTACAGTGGAGAGCCCTGTGACAACATCACTAGCTATTTCAAGGGATATCTTTGAGTCCAATAAATATTTGCCTAGGAAAGAAGAAAACTCAGATGCACCTCATCTCATCTCTCAGAGTGAGTCTTCAGAGGAGAGGCTGTTGGTCTCTGAGAGACTGGATTCCTTTGAGGAGCAACAATCAGTCTCATCCCATCCAGCTACTGAGCTACGTGAGAAGAGGTGCCTATCACTCATTGAGGAGGTGATCAATAATAAAGCAAAACCAGAGGAGCCCCATGCAGAGGCCTGTAATAATGcaggggaggtgggaggagcacGACTGGGCAGCACAGAAACTGTGGAAACCGCTGTCCATGACACAGCCCACAGAAGCAGTGAAAGGAGGTCAGCCATATGTGACACTGCACCTCAGTCTCACTCCGTCAAGAATGGCTTCTCAGCTCTCAATGAGAAAACAACACCTCAGACTCAGGCGAGGGATCACATCGATCGCAGCGATGCAAAGGTGCTGGAGCCTGACTCTCCTCAGTTGCCAGGCAAGTCAATACTGCACTCTGCACCATCTTGGGCTGATACTCCACCCTCCCCGCAGAAAGGAGATGGTGATATAGAGCCAGGCATAAGCTGCCCCAGTGCAGTTACACCATCAGCAAAACCAGAGCCCTTGTCCCCATCTGCTCTTCCGAGACTGCTGGGCAGGAAGCATGCACGGGGTAGGAGGAGACTAATCCATTCCAATGGAGGGATCAGGAGACAGATGAGTGTGGAGGGAGATGGGGCCCCACCATCTCCTCAAAAGCCCAGCATCCCCTCAAGTAATAGTGCACTCTTCCCTGATCACATGGGCACTGCTCAATTGGACATTAGCAGTCAAACAACAAAATTTCTCACAGATGGTTGTTTACCATCCCGAATGTGTACTCGCTCTTTTGGGTCGCAGACAGGCCCAAAGGTTTGCTCTCAAGAGAGGAGAAAACCAGGCCCAAAGCCTAGTTCAAAACCAGGTCCAAAACCTGGCCCGAAGCTTGGTCTTAAACCTGGTCCAAAGCCTGGTCTAAAATCAGCTCCAAAACCAGGTCTAAAACCTGGTACAAAACCAGGCCAAAAGCCAAGTCCTAAACCTGGTCCAAAGCCTGGTTTAAAGTCCGGACCCAGACCTGGCTCTAAACCTGGAACAAAACCAGGGCCAAAACCTGGGGCTGTGCCAAGTGTAAAACTTGGTCCAAAGTCAGGTCCAAAACCTGCAGCTATACCTGCTTTGAAACCTAGTCCAAAACCTGGGTCAAAGCCTACTGAAGGAGGTATTCCCAAAGGACCCGGTCGACCAAGAGGGTTCGCTTCTAAGATCAAACCAATGAAACATGAAGACAATGTGCAAGCTATTACAGAACATATCAAAGACACAGGTTCCATCAATGAAAGCACTGAACAAcaagaaaacacagcagtcacTCTGGACACTGTTGTTAGCACTAATGTAGACAGCACTGCAGGCTCCACTTTAGAGACTGCTTTGGATACCACTTCTGTAAAGTCTGTAGCAAAAGAGCAAAAGACCATGGTATTAAGGTCTcggaaacaaacacaaagaaaattcaCAGAGGACATAGAAAAAGGAAGAATGACATCAGCTGAGGCATTAGCAATGAAGCTCACTGAGACACCAATACAGGAAGTGGCTCAGCCATGTGAAAACCAAACATCAGACCTAAAACCTTCCAACCGTGAGGATAGCTGCACAGATTCATTAAGTCAACCTAATGAGGAGATCGTGTCTGTTTCAATCAAAAGAAAATCTAGTTTACATTCCCCAGACCCagtcaagaaaaagaaaaatgtgaaagttagtttaacaacaacacaaaagccCCCATTACAAACCACACTGGTGGGAGCTCGAGCATCCAGGGGAAGGCGAAAGCGTGGACATAAATTAGAACCATCTATATGCAGCATTCTTGCCAAAGATAACCCTCCCCCTGAAGATATCAGTGACACACCTTGTGTGCCTCCTCAGTGTCCCACTAAAACAAAATACCTGCCTCCAAGGAAAGGTAGAGGACTCAAATATGAAGCCTTGGTTCAAAAAATCACATCCCCAGCATCGAAAAAACAGCTTCTAACTGTCCAACCAGATGTGCCAGAACAAGCAACGTTAAAGCCAGCACCAGAACCACAGGtaacagaacacagagagataGGAATTACCCCCAAGGTGGCAATCGAGGAGGGTGAAAGTGCAGTAAGCATCGAGGAAAGCCCAGACACAGCATTTATTCAAACGCCTAGGAAGAAGCGTAAAAAGTGGGCCACCATGGAGAAAGCTGAGACACCGGACATGGCACCGGCGACTGGGAGCCTCATTATCAACACACCAAGATTAGCCAAACAGAGAGCCATCAAAAATAACCACGAGATGCACCtgaagcagaggaagaggaggaaaggcAGCGAGCTCGTGGAGAGTGAGCCTTTGGTGGAAGAGCAGGAGCAGATTCAGACTAGTGTAGTCATGCCTCCAGCAGAGCTTCCACCCTCCCCACCAGCAGGATCCTCTCCCTTTCTAGAGAACGAGCGGCCCCCTGCGGAAATAAGTTCAACAATTACTAAACCCAAAAGAGGGAGGCGGccatcatttaaaaagaaacaggagGAGGGTCAGCCCATGGACAAGGATGAaagtttaaaagtaaaaaaaaagcctgGGCCTAAAAAAAAGATCCAACAGAATAGTAACGTCATCAAACTCATTGTAAAGGGACTTAAGACAAAGAGCAGAAAAGAACGCATTCCAACTGTGAAGGGAAAACTCTCTGATTTCTTGACAACACAAAGTGAAAGCAAATGTTCTTTCAGACCATATGTACGTATTGACAGCTCCAGAGAGCTCGCCTCCCATTGCACAATAGTAAACAGGCCGGAGGAAGAGCAGCTGCTCATCCAGTCAAGTAAAACGAGCTTGGTGAAAGTAAAAAATCTAGTTACAGTTACAAAGGCAATACCACACTCTTCAGTAATGCTCCAGGGGCCTTTAGTTAACAAACGCCAAACTGAcaggtgtgtactgtgttgCCTGTGTAGAAAGCCAGCAAATTACAGAGAGCTCGGGGACTTGTGTGGACCATACTACTCCGAGGACAGTATACCACGGAAAACACTGTCTTCAGTGTACCAGGACGACTTCAggcaaagcagagacagagaaaaatgcAAGATGGGCGACTGCAGTGCAGAGTCAAGCGATGTTCTGAAAGGAGAAGGCGGTAAGAACTTGCTTCAAGAGGGGACATATGAAGGTGACTTCGGGCagctgaagagagaaagaaggacaCAGCTTAGAAGTCGTCTCGGCCTGCGGATTAGGTGCAAAAGGCTGCAGCTGTTGCACAGGGGAGCCGGTGGAGCggctccctctgctggtgagGAGGTCTGTGACTTTGCTCTGCAGAGGTTGCAGCTGGAGGCTGAGACCAAGGAACACTGGGCACACGAGGCTTGTACCATCTGGACCAATGGCGTGATACTTGTTGCAAGCAAACTTTATGGACTGAGGGAAGCAGCACAGCACTCTACAGTCACT AAATGCTCAAAGTGCCAGATTGAGGGGGCCTCCATTGAGTGCAGCTGGAGTAATTGTACCCACAAGTACCACTATGTCTGCGCCAAAGAGACAG gctgcaCATTCGAAGAGGACACATTCTTGATAAAATGTCCAAAACACAAG CCCATGTAA